The Lujinxingia vulgaris genome segment TTACCCAGCAGGTTCTCGGCGCCGTTGGCGTCGAGGATAACCCGGCTGTCGGTCTTGCTGGTCACGCGCAGCGCCAGACGGGTGGGGAAGTTGGCCTTAATAAGGCCGGTGATGACGTCGGTGGAGGGGCGCTGGGTGGCCAGGATCAGGTGGATGCCGGCGGCACGTGCCTTCTGGGCCAGGCGCGCCACGGCGGTCTCCACGTCTTTGGAGGCGGTCATCATCAGGTCGGCGAACTCGTCGATGATCACGATGATGAAGGGCAGGTGTTTGTGCTCCGGGTCGCCTTTGTGGTCGATGCCTAAGGAACGCAGCGCCTCGGAGTCTTCCAGGCCGTTGAGCTGGTCGAGCTCGGCCTGTTTGGTGAGCTTTTTGATCTTGTCGTTGTAGCCGGTGACGTTGCGCACGCCCATATCGGCCAGGGCCTGGTAGCGACGCTCCATCTCCTGGACCGTCCAGTTGAGCGCGACAGTGGCCTGCTTGGGGTCGGTCACAACCGGCAGGAGCAGGTGCGGGATGTCGGCGTAGATGCTGAACTCGAGCATCTTCGGGTCGACCATGATCATGCGCACATCGTCGGGGGTGTGCTTGTAGAGCAGGCTGCAGACCATGGTGTTGACCGCCACCGACTTACCCGCGCCGGTGGCACCGGCGACGAGCAGGTGGGGCATCCTCGCCAGGTCGGCGATAACAGGCCCGCCCTCGGTGTCTTTGCCCAGGGCCAGCGGCAGCTGCATCTTCTTATTATCGGCAAAGGCTTCATCGGCGATGATCTCTTTGAGGTAGACCATCTCGCGGGAGGGGTTGGGCACCTCAATGCCCACCACACCCTTGCCGGGGATGGGCGCCACGATACGCACGCTGTGCGCGGCCAGCGCCATGGCCAGGTCATCCGAGAGGTTGGCGATCTTCGAGAGCTTGACGCCGGGAGCCGGGCTGAACTCGAACATCGTAATGACCGGACCGGGGCAGATCTCCACCACGGTGCCCTCGACCTTGAAGTCGGCCAGAGTCTTTTCGATCTGGGCGGCCATATCGCGCAGGGCGTCGGAGTCGACGGCGACCTCCTCGCCACGGTCAAAGTTCAAGAAACTGATGGGCGGAAGCTCGTAATTGCCCTTTTTCTGGGGCTTGAAGAGCAGGCCGCCGTTGTCGTCGCTCTCGAGCATCTGCTGGCGCTCGCGGGCTTTGCGGGTGGCCTCGCTCTCGACGATCTGCGGGCCGAAGTCGCCTTTGACCGGGGCGCTGGCCTCGCGCTCCGAGCGCATGTCGATGACCTGGGTGTCGCTGACCTCGATGGCCTCCTCGGAGGGGCCGGCCTCATCGAGCCCGGCGATCGGAATCGGCTCGGCTTTGATGTCGGCGTCGGTCGCAAGCTCGCCCATCTCCCAGCCCTCGTCGTTGGCGACGGGGTTGGAGGGGGCATCTTTTTTGGCGTCGCTTTTCTTGTTCTTTTTCTCGCTCTTTTTCTCGGAAGAGGTCTTCGCGGGAGCCTCGTCGCTGGCCTCATCGGAGGAGGCCGGAGCGTCGTCGGCGAGCTCGGCGTTGCGCAGGCGCGGGCCAAAGAGACGCGCCAGGCGACCGGCGACCTTGCGCTCGACCTCCTCGTCGAGGCTCTCCTCGAAGTCGTAATTGCGCGTGGTTTTGCCCAGGACGGCGCGCTCCGCTTCCAGGCGTGCTTCTTCGGCGATGGTGAGCTCTTCGCCGGCGAGCAGGCGGTCGCGTTCTTCCTGGTAGCGCTGCTTGAACTCGCGGCGCACCGCGCGGCGGTGGCGCATCCAGGCCATAAAGCGGTGAATCTGGGCGGCGAACCAGCGCGCGACCGCGCCCGGGCTCATGTCGGTGACAAGCACCGCACCGATAAGAAACGCGCTGCCCGCCAGAATAGCCGTTCCCACCGTGCCCACCGCGCCGCGCATCAACTCGCCGCCGAAGGCGCCGATCCAGCCGCCGGGCTCATGGCCGAGCACGAGATAGCCGCTTAGCGCCAGGTGCCCGAGCACCGTGCCCGAGAGCACGAAGAGCAGCTGTCCGATGATCTCGCCAGGGCGCGCTTCAATGTCGCGGCCCAGCAGCATGGAGATGCCGAAGTACCAGAGCAGGGCGTTGATGAAGAAGGCACCGAGCCCGAAGATCGTCAGCAGCACATCGCCCACCCAGACGCCGAAGGGGCCAATCAGGTTAGTGGGCGCAGCTTCGCCACGGGCGAGGTCGGCCGGGTTGAAGCTGGCGATGGAGAGAAGAAAGACCAGCGCCAACGCCAGGAGCACCACCCCGCTGAGCTCACGCTGCAGCGCAAAGGAGGTGCCGTTGACCCGGGGGGCCGCTTTGGCCTTGCTGCTCGAGGAGCGGGAGGTCGACTTTTTCTTCGAGGATTTTGAGGATGAAGATGCAGCGCTCTTGGCCGCCATGACTGCCCTCCGTGGCAATGCATTGGGGTCGCAGAGCTTGCGTTTTGCGCCGAGTGGGCCCTGGCGAGCGACGCGCTTCCGTGCGCGTGACCCGCACCCACGCGATTGAACAGGGCGCGCAAGTCTGCGAGACGATTCCACGCTCAACCTACCACGGCGATCGGAGGCTGCAAGTTTTCAATTCGGCGCTGGGAGGGGGCAGAGCGGGGTGGAAAAGAGGCGGCCGAGGAGGTCTTCGGGAAGAAGGGGGCGGGGGGCCACGTTCAACGGCCAGCGCGGAGAGGGGAGTGGGGCTTGATATTTCGCGCAGAGCCGCTATAGAGTCCGCCGGCGCTCGCGGGAGCGACGCAGGCGCCGCGTCGTTTTCTCTGAGCAACTGGCGAGGATATCACCTTTGTGAGGCCCTCGCCGCTGCCTCCCGGCCCGGGTGGTGGCTTCGTATGCCGTATCCCGAAGATCGTCGGGGCGTGGCAAAAAACTTCGTCAACCGACGTGACAGGCGCTCCGAAATGGGGTAGGCGCTACGCGCAAATCGCGCCAGCCCGTCGTCTCAACATAACCGAGTAGGATCATGGACCTGAACAAACTTCGTAACATCGGGATCTCCGCCCACATCGACTCCGGTAAGACCACGCTCACCGAGCGTATCTTGTTCTACACCGGCCAGATTCACGCCATCCACGACGTCCGCGGCAAAGACGGCGTCGGTGCCAAGATGGACTCCATGGATCTGGAGCGCGAAAAAGGCATCACGATCCAGTCGGCGGCGACCTACTGCAAGTGGGGCGAGAACGCCATCAACATCATTGACACCCCGGGCCACGTCGACTTCACGATTGAAGTTGAGCGCGCCCTGCGCGTGCTCGATGGCGCCATCCTGGTGCTCTGCTCGGTTGCCGGCGTGCAGTCGCAGTCGATCACCGTTGACCGTCAGATGCGCCGCTACAACGTCCCGCGCATGGCGTTCATCAATAAGTGCGACCGCTCCGGTGCCGATCCCTTCTCGGTGACCGAGCAGCTGCGTGACCAGCTCAAGCACAACGCCGTGCTGATGCAGTACCCGATCGGTCTGGAAGACAAGCACGTCGGTGCGGTCGACCTTCTGACCCGTAAGGCGCACTACTTCGAAGGCGACAACGGTGAGATCATCCGCACCGAAGAGGTTCCCGCCGAGATCAAGGACGAGGTCGAGAAGTACCGCGCCAAGCTCGTGGAAGCGCTGGCTGACCTCGATGACGAGATCGCCATGGCGTACCTCGAAGGCGAGCCTGTGACCGCCGAGATGCTGGTTCCGGCGATTCGCAAAGCCACCATCTCGCGCTCGATGACCCCGGTCTTCATGGGCTCGGCGTACAAGAACAAGGGCGTTCAGCTTCTGCTCGACGCGGTGGTCAGCTACCTGCCCAGCCCGCTGGAGATGCCCTACCACGCGCTCTCGATGGACGAAGAGGAGAGCAAGGTGGATCTCGAGCCGGTGCCCGAGAAGCCGCTCGTCATGCTCGCGTTCAAACTGGAAGACGGTCGCTACGGTCAGCTGACCTACTGCCGCATCTACCAGGGCCGCCTCAACAAGGGCGACTTCATCTACAACATGAGCAACCAGAACAAGCACAAGGTCGGTCGTCTGGTGCGCATGCACTCCGATGAGATGCACGACATCGACACGGCGGTTGCCGGCGACATCGTGGCGCTCTTCGGTATCGACTGCGCCTCGGGTGATACCTTCACCGACGGCAACATCGAGGTGACCATGACCTCGATTCACGTGCCCGACCCGGTTATCACCTTCGCCGTTGAGCCCAAGAAGAAGGACGGCCTTCAGAACTTCTCCAAGGCGCTCAACCGCTTCTCCAAGGAAGACCCGACCTTCCGCGTCTCGCGTGACGAGGAGAGCGGCCAGACCATCATCGGTGGTATGGGCGAGCTTCACCTGGAGGTTTACATCGAGCGTATTCGTCGTGAGTACGGCGTCGACGTTGAGGTGGGTCAGCCGCAGGTTGCTTACCGTGAGACGGTCACCACGCAGGCCGACTTCGATTACACCCACAAGAAGCAGACGGGTGGTTCGGGTCAGTACGCGCGCGTCGTGGGTTGGCTTGCGCCGGCCGATGAGGGTGAGCACTACCAGTTCATCAACAACATCACCGGTGGTGTGATCCCCAAAGAGTACCAGCCCTCCTGTGATAAGGGCTTCCAGGACCAGATGGACGAAGGTGGTCTCATCGGCTTCCCGGTGGTCAACGTCAAGGCGGCGATCATCGACGGTAACTCCCACGCGGTTGACTCCTCCGATATGGCCTTCCGCCTGGCGGCCCGCGCGGCCTTCCGCGACGCCTACAAGCGTGCCAACCCGGTCATCCTCGAGCCGATCATGAAGGTTGAGGTCGAGAGCCCCGAGGAGTTCAGCGGGGCGGTGCTCGGTGGTCTGAACAAGCGCCGCGGTATGATCACCGGCTCGCGTACCCGTCAGGGCTACGCGGTGGTGATGGCGGAGGTGCCGCTCAGCGAGATGTTCGGCTACTCCAACGACCTGCGCAGCTCGACCCAGGGCAAGGCGGAGTTCTCCATGGAGTTCGCCAAGTACGCTCCGGTGCCGCGTTCGGTCCAGGAAGACCTGATCAAGGAGTACCAGGCCAAGCGCGCCGCTGAGAACAGCTGAGCCAGATGGTCTTAAGTAGCAAGCAATAAGGGCGGCGCTCCCCGGAGAACATCCGGGGAGCGCCGCTTTTTTTATGCGCGACTTTTTCGCGCGTACCCTTTTTCGAGAAACGTCTTAAAGGCGCTGGAGGTTCACGATGGCATTGAAAGTCATGGGTTTTGCCGCATCGCTGCGTCAGAACTCCCATAACGGAAAGCTCTTTGAAGTGGCAGCCTCGCTGCTCGACGCGATGGAAGGGGTGGAGGTCGACCGACGGAGCTTCGCGGAGTTCGAGATGCCCCTTTATAATCAGGACCTCCAGGAGGAGGGCTTCCCCGAGGGGGCGGAGCGGATGAAGGCGGCGGTGG includes the following:
- a CDS encoding DNA translocase FtsK, whose product is MAAKSAASSSSKSSKKKSTSRSSSSKAKAAPRVNGTSFALQRELSGVVLLALALVFLLSIASFNPADLARGEAAPTNLIGPFGVWVGDVLLTIFGLGAFFINALLWYFGISMLLGRDIEARPGEIIGQLLFVLSGTVLGHLALSGYLVLGHEPGGWIGAFGGELMRGAVGTVGTAILAGSAFLIGAVLVTDMSPGAVARWFAAQIHRFMAWMRHRRAVRREFKQRYQEERDRLLAGEELTIAEEARLEAERAVLGKTTRNYDFEESLDEEVERKVAGRLARLFGPRLRNAELADDAPASSDEASDEAPAKTSSEKKSEKKNKKSDAKKDAPSNPVANDEGWEMGELATDADIKAEPIPIAGLDEAGPSEEAIEVSDTQVIDMRSEREASAPVKGDFGPQIVESEATRKARERQQMLESDDNGGLLFKPQKKGNYELPPISFLNFDRGEEVAVDSDALRDMAAQIEKTLADFKVEGTVVEICPGPVITMFEFSPAPGVKLSKIANLSDDLAMALAAHSVRIVAPIPGKGVVGIEVPNPSREMVYLKEIIADEAFADNKKMQLPLALGKDTEGGPVIADLARMPHLLVAGATGAGKSVAVNTMVCSLLYKHTPDDVRMIMVDPKMLEFSIYADIPHLLLPVVTDPKQATVALNWTVQEMERRYQALADMGVRNVTGYNDKIKKLTKQAELDQLNGLEDSEALRSLGIDHKGDPEHKHLPFIIVIIDEFADLMMTASKDVETAVARLAQKARAAGIHLILATQRPSTDVITGLIKANFPTRLALRVTSKTDSRVILDANGAENLLGNGDMLFVPPGTSFLQRTHGAYVSEKEIDKMVEFLKVQGEPNYDESILAEDGEDDESAVADEDKDEFYEEAVRLVVESKQASISMLQRKLRVGYNRAARMVDIMEIEGIVGESDGYKPREVLVDQSPY
- the fusA gene encoding elongation factor G; amino-acid sequence: MDLNKLRNIGISAHIDSGKTTLTERILFYTGQIHAIHDVRGKDGVGAKMDSMDLEREKGITIQSAATYCKWGENAINIIDTPGHVDFTIEVERALRVLDGAILVLCSVAGVQSQSITVDRQMRRYNVPRMAFINKCDRSGADPFSVTEQLRDQLKHNAVLMQYPIGLEDKHVGAVDLLTRKAHYFEGDNGEIIRTEEVPAEIKDEVEKYRAKLVEALADLDDEIAMAYLEGEPVTAEMLVPAIRKATISRSMTPVFMGSAYKNKGVQLLLDAVVSYLPSPLEMPYHALSMDEEESKVDLEPVPEKPLVMLAFKLEDGRYGQLTYCRIYQGRLNKGDFIYNMSNQNKHKVGRLVRMHSDEMHDIDTAVAGDIVALFGIDCASGDTFTDGNIEVTMTSIHVPDPVITFAVEPKKKDGLQNFSKALNRFSKEDPTFRVSRDEESGQTIIGGMGELHLEVYIERIRREYGVDVEVGQPQVAYRETVTTQADFDYTHKKQTGGSGQYARVVGWLAPADEGEHYQFINNITGGVIPKEYQPSCDKGFQDQMDEGGLIGFPVVNVKAAIIDGNSHAVDSSDMAFRLAARAAFRDAYKRANPVILEPIMKVEVESPEEFSGAVLGGLNKRRGMITGSRTRQGYAVVMAEVPLSEMFGYSNDLRSSTQGKAEFSMEFAKYAPVPRSVQEDLIKEYQAKRAAENS